CTGTTCGTCGACGCCTTGGAACGCGGAAGTGTGGCTCAGCATTCGTTTGGGCGGAAGGCCCAAGTGAAATGCATTATCCGCGGGATCCGTTGGCGTAGAAGCGGGTCAGGGTTTCGTCGCGGAATTCGTTGAAATAGCCGCCGTCGATCGATGCGCGGATATCGTCCAGCAGCTTCACGAAGAAATGCTCGTTATGGATCGTGGCCAATGTGAAACCGTTGAATTCGCGGGCTCGCAACGCATGATCCACGTAAGCACGCGAATAATGCGTGCACGTGTAGCAATCGCAGCCCTCTTCAAGCGGGCCAAAATCATGCTTGAATTGCGCGCGCTTGATGTTGTAACGTCCGCCGCGCGTGAAAATCGCGCCATTTCGGCCGCAACGCGCCGGAGCGACGCAATCGAACGTGTCTCCACCATTCTCGACACATGCGAAAATATCGTCGACTGCGGCGATGCCGAGCACGTGGCGCGGTCGGCTTTCCGGCATCGCATCGCAAATCCAAGCGCAAGTGTCGCCGATAATGCGCTTCTCGATCGCGCCTCCGATACCGACGCCGTCGAAGTCCAACGAAGCGATCTGTTCGGCCGCATGCCTGCGCAAATCCTCATAATTCGCGCCCTGCACCACGCCATACAGCGCCTGATACGGCTTGCCGACGCGCTCTTCGGTAAGTCTCTTATGCTCGGCAACGCAACGCTGCGCCCAACGGTAGGTGCGTTCCACGGAACGCTCCTGGTAGCCGCGCGTGTTCATCAGTGTGGTCAGCTCATCGAACGCGAACATGATGTCGGCGCCGATCTTATGTTGGATTCCCATTGAAATTTCGGCGGAAAAACGGTGCAGTGAGCCGTTGAGCGGCGATTTGAACGTTACACCGTCCTCGTCCACGAACGCGAGACGCTCCTTGCCTTCGGCGATCACGTCGTCTGATTTCATGCCGGTCACGTCCATGGCGAGGGTTTTCTTGAAGCCTGCGCCGAGCGAAAGCACTTGGAAACCGCCGGAATCGGTGAAGGTCGGACCGTTCCAGTTCATGAATTTGGCAAGGCCGCCGGCTTCGTCGAGCACTTGCTCGCCGGGGCGTTCATACAGGTGAAACGCGTTGGACAGCAGGCATTGCGCGCCGAGGTCCTTCATGGTTTCGGGCAGAACGGCTTTCATCGCGGCCTGCGTGGCCACGGGCACGAACGCTGGAGTGTGAATATCGCCGTGGGGGGTATGGATGATGCCGGTGCGGCCGTATCGTGCGCCGCCTCGTCCCTTGCCGTCGGCTGCGTCGGGAAGACGGGTTTTCTGCTCGAAATAGAAGGCGTCGCGTCGGCCCGGCTTGCCTGGTTCCGCTCCACGCGGATGTTCGATGAGATTTTCGGACACTGCGGTTGCCGCGTTTTGCGTGTCTTGCGCTGTGTCGGTAGATGATTCGGTAAGGCTTGTCATGCGGAATATTTTATGCGATAGCGGCGATTCTTGAAAGTGCTGCAAAGAATGCGATCGGTGAAATGAAAACAAGGAAGATGTGGAAAGTGCGATGAAGGTGCCGATCGCATTTTGGTGCGATTTTCAGATTCAATGGTGATGTTGAACGTATTTGGCTGCTACTTTCAACAAACATTCAGGAAACTTCCAGAGCGAGTATCTTTACTCATAGATAGCAGTTCGAGCGGCACGATTGCTGATTTGTGAAATGCCGCGAGACGAATAAGGAGCGAAAATGGCTGAAGAGAACGACCAGAACGCCGTGCAGCCGCAGAATGACGAACAACAGACCGTGCCGATGCCGCCGGTTGATGCGGAACAGACGCAAACTTACGCAGGTGAGCCGTATGCTGCAGAGTCGGCTACCGAACCGATTGACGTGCAGGGCGGTATTGAGGATCAGCCGACGGCCGCCATGCCTGTTGCGAACGATGGCGCTTCGGCGGAATCCGCGGCTGCGGCGGGCGATACGCCGGATTATGCTTCCGCGGCGGACGAACGTACCGTGGTTGGCGGTTCCACGCAGGATGCGCCGGCCCAGCAGTACCGTCCGGCACCGGAATATGGTGCGTACGGTCCCGTGCCGACGCAGCCGGCTGATGGCACCGCAGCCGCGAACGATACTGCGAATGGTGCGCCGAACATACCCCCGCAGCCGCAATATGGCGCGTACGGGCAGGCTCCGCAGCAGCCGCAGCGGCCTCGCAATCCTTTCTTCGGAAATCCGTATGTGGGTGGAAATCAGCAGAACGATCAGCAGAACGCGCAATCGAATAACGGCAATCCATTCATGAAGCCCGCTGCGCAAGGCGGTGCCAACGTGCCGCCAGCAGCGCCGAATACTCCCAATAACGGCAACCCGTTTGGGAATCCGAATAACGGTAATCCGTTCGGTGCCCCGCAGCAGAATGGCGCAGCAACCAAGCCGAAGTCCGCTTCCGGCGTGACCGGGCATGTGATGACCGGCGTGGTGGCGGCCCTCGTCTCCGCGGCATTGTGCCTCGGCGTCGGCTACGCGGCAATCACCAATGGATGGGTGACCGTACCCACCTCCAGCTCACTGACCAGCGTGAAGTCCAACACGTCCGGATCCGGTTCGGCGAAAGCCAAATCCGGCGAGGCCGCGGACTGGAGCGCGGTGGCGAAAGAAGTGTCCGATTCTGTGGTGTCCATTGACGTGGCAACCAGCGACGGCAGCGCCAAAGGCTCCGGTGCAATCATCAGCGACAAAGGCTACATTGTCACCAACAACCATGTGATTTCCGGCGCGAAGCAGATTCAAGTGACGCTCGCCAACGGCACCATCTACTCAGCGCAAATCGTCGGCACCGACACCACCACCGATCTGGCCGTAATCAAACTCGACAATCCGCCGAGCAATCTGAAAGCCGCGGAATTTGCCGATTCCGACAATCTTGCCGTGGGTGAATCCGTGATGGCCATCGGCAATCCGCTCGGCTACGATGACACCGCAACCGTCGGCATCGTTTCCGCGCTCAACCGCCCGGTGACCGTGTCCGATGACAACAACAACGACATCGTCACCAACGCCGTGCAGATTGACGCGGCCGTCAACCCAGGTAATTCCGGCGGTCCGACCTTCAATGCGGCCGGCCAGGTGATTGGCATCAACTCATCCATCGCATCCACCACAACGTCTTCCGGCACCGCCGGATCCATCGGCATCGGCTTCGCCATTCCGTCGAACCTGGTAAAGCGTGTGGCTAACGAGATCATCGACAACGGCACCGTGCAGCATGTGGCGCTCGGCGTCACCATCAAGAGCTCCACGGTTGAGGCGGACGGCGTGACCCGCGGTTGCACGCAGGTGCAGTCCGTGG
This window of the Bifidobacterium pseudocatenulatum DSM 20438 = JCM 1200 = LMG 10505 genome carries:
- the tgt gene encoding tRNA guanosine(34) transglycosylase Tgt, with product MTSLTESSTDTAQDTQNAATAVSENLIEHPRGAEPGKPGRRDAFYFEQKTRLPDAADGKGRGGARYGRTGIIHTPHGDIHTPAFVPVATQAAMKAVLPETMKDLGAQCLLSNAFHLYERPGEQVLDEAGGLAKFMNWNGPTFTDSGGFQVLSLGAGFKKTLAMDVTGMKSDDVIAEGKERLAFVDEDGVTFKSPLNGSLHRFSAEISMGIQHKIGADIMFAFDELTTLMNTRGYQERSVERTYRWAQRCVAEHKRLTEERVGKPYQALYGVVQGANYEDLRRHAAEQIASLDFDGVGIGGAIEKRIIGDTCAWICDAMPESRPRHVLGIAAVDDIFACVENGGDTFDCVAPARCGRNGAIFTRGGRYNIKRAQFKHDFGPLEEGCDCYTCTHYSRAYVDHALRAREFNGFTLATIHNEHFFVKLLDDIRASIDGGYFNEFRDETLTRFYANGSRG
- a CDS encoding S1C family serine protease, which produces MAEENDQNAVQPQNDEQQTVPMPPVDAEQTQTYAGEPYAAESATEPIDVQGGIEDQPTAAMPVANDGASAESAAAAGDTPDYASAADERTVVGGSTQDAPAQQYRPAPEYGAYGPVPTQPADGTAAANDTANGAPNIPPQPQYGAYGQAPQQPQRPRNPFFGNPYVGGNQQNDQQNAQSNNGNPFMKPAAQGGANVPPAAPNTPNNGNPFGNPNNGNPFGAPQQNGAATKPKSASGVTGHVMTGVVAALVSAALCLGVGYAAITNGWVTVPTSSSLTSVKSNTSGSGSAKAKSGEAADWSAVAKEVSDSVVSIDVATSDGSAKGSGAIISDKGYIVTNNHVISGAKQIQVTLANGTIYSAQIVGTDTTTDLAVIKLDNPPSNLKAAEFADSDNLAVGESVMAIGNPLGYDDTATVGIVSALNRPVTVSDDNNNDIVTNAVQIDAAVNPGNSGGPTFNAAGQVIGINSSIASTTTSSGTAGSIGIGFAIPSNLVKRVANEIIDNGTVQHVALGVTIKSSTVEADGVTRGCTQVQSVVDNSPAAKAGVKAGDSIVAFNGKAVNNNYSLLGYVRASAMNDKVTLTVVRDGNTMELDVTLDQEESQTNSANSQNQRNNGNDGQSQNGNGNGYGNDGNGNGNGQSDGNGSNGYGDGGGLFDPFGLW